The following is a genomic window from Nicotiana tabacum cultivar K326 chromosome 3, ASM71507v2, whole genome shotgun sequence.
catttttgctgCAATTTTGATTTCAGTTTTTTGTTCAATGGAGCTTTTTCCAGTTTACGTTCTTCATAGTGGTGAATGGGAAGAAAACAAGTTTATCAATTTCGTCAGCGATTGTGTAATAATCGAGTCGACATTCTGCTACAACAATTTAGTTGCAGCTATTTCAGAACAGATTAGGATCGGTAGTGAGTTAAACACAATAGAGATTAACTTTCCCCCAAATGATGGTTTGCCACCGATCCTGATTTACAACGATACATTTGTTAAGGTGTATATCGAATTAATGAAGAAAAGCTTGAATTTCACTGAATATCCCTTGTTTGTGATAGAGAAAGAGATTTATGATAATCATTTGGTTTCTACAAGTTTCAGTTGTTTGGTTGCTACAAGTTCAAGTTGTTTGGTTGCTACAAGTTCCAATTCTATAGATGTATCCACAGTTGATAGCACTGAGATTATGCCTGATATCGAATTGATTGAAAACATGAAACTTAGTGAAAACACGGGTATAATAGATAATATGTTGAACGAATTTGTTGAGGAGGATCAAGTTTATAAAGATAAAGAGACAGTTATGAATGTGATGAAGAACTTGGTTGTACGCGAGAGGTTCCAATTCAAGGTGAAGAGATCAAGTGCAACAAGGTATGTCATTAATTGTATATTctgttatatatatgtataaatatgtataaaatagtatatatttgtatataggTATTAAAATTAGTATATATGTAGTTATGTTTTTGTATACAAGTGTATTTAGAAGTTGAATGATCTTTAATCCTAGGTATCACCTTATGTGTGTGGATGACAATTGTGCTTGGAGTTTCAAATCTTCTGTCGTTTTCAAGGCAAACATATTCAAAGTGAGAAGTTACAATAATAATCACACATGCGGCAATGGTGAAAGATACTTAACACAACGTCAAGCTACTTCGGGTGTAATTGCTAGTATAGTCAAGGACAAGTATGTTAATCCAAAAAAAAGTTTACATCGCAAATGATATAATAGAGTACATACAAAAGCAACATGAGATTGAAGTGAGCTACATGAAAGCATGGAGAGCTAAAGAGATAGCAATGGCAATGATAAGAGGGAGTCCGAGTGATTCATATAAGGAGTTGCCAAAGTATTTTTATATGTTGGAGCAAATAATTCCAGGAACGGTTACAAAGTTGCACAAATCAGAAGATGGATGCTTTCTTTATGCTTATGTTTTGCTAAATGCATCTATCAAGGGCTGGGAGCATTGCAAACCAATAATGATTATTGACGGAAGTTTCCTTAAAGCAGCATATAAGGGTACTATATTGACTTCTTGCACACATGATGGAACTAGTGAGTTGACTGCATCTACCTTGTTTCTGCAGTTTGTATAATGTTGTAGTTTCATGTATAAAGGTGTATAGGATTTCATAGATGCTGTTTTTATAAAATTTGCAGTTGGTATAAAgttgtataattgtgtataactGTGTATAAGATTTGTATAATTGTCTGAATCCTaatatctattttgtataaaCAGGAAAAATCCTTCCACTTTCATATGCAATTGTAGATTTAGAGAATAACAAATCTTGGGAGTGGTTCTTTGTCCAGATAAAGTGTACTTTTGGAGTTAGGGAAGGGATGTGTATAGTTTCATATAGAAATGAAAGCATCTTCAATGCCACAAAAGCTGTGTACCCAGAAGTACCACATTGtatgtgtatgtttcacttgtggCAGAATGTAAAGCGCACATTCAAGAAACATCACAATCAATTGAAAGACATCTTCTTTGCTTTGGCTAGAGCTTACATGATAGAGAAGTTTGAGTACCATATGACAGAGATGTGCAAAATTGATCTGAGGGTGCAGCCTTACTTGTTCGAAATTGGCTAAGAAAGGTGGTCTAGGGCATATTCCAAAGTGAAAAGGTCGATAGTAATGACTTCCAATATTGCAGAGTCAATTAATGCAGCTAACAAGGATGCTAGAGAGTTACCAGTAATGCGATTGTTGGAGTACATGACAAATTTGCTACAATAGTAGAACAACAAAAACAGAAAAAGTGCAATGGAGACATCTACAGAGCTTGGCAAAAAGTACGACAAACTCCTTCGGGAAAATCTGATTGCATCGAAGACGGTAAAATGAATCAAATATAATGATGTTTGGCAATGCTGACTTGCATTTTACTGCTTGTATAAGGATGTATAACTctgtataataatgtataatgttttttaacttttttttaaaaaaaaaacttttgcaGGTGAGGCCTACTACGGAGCAGTTATATACTGTGTTTGAAGGGGTAAGGCGAACCATAGTGTGCCTTGAAGAGGGAACATGCAGTTGCGGAAAATTTCAAATGGATGAACTTCCATGTCCGTATGCTTGGGCAGTTTTGAAGAACCAACAGCTGAAACCTGGCCAGTATTGCTCTTTTTACTACAAAAAGGATAAACTCCTTAAAACTTATGAATTTCCAGTGAATTCGATGCCAGATGAGAGTTTATGGGTAATCCCAACAGAGGTGATGGAAGATGTGGTCCTACCACCTAAAGGGAGAAGGAATGCAGGAAGGCCAAGAAAGGAAAGACTCAAACCTGCTTCAGAGAAAGAGTCTAAGTGGCACCTTTCATGTTCTGTGTGTGGACAAGGTGGTCACAGTAGAAAAACATGTAGGAATCGACCAAAACAAATAGTTGGAAACATAACACTTCCTATTACATTTGTTGTCATGTTGAGTAGTTAAGTTTCACAAACAATAGAGTTACAAATGTTGAGTAGTTAAGTTTCACAAGCAATTGAGATGTTTCATTATACATGTTTTGATTATCCAATAATAGTGTCTTGCTGTTTTTAATGGTACTAAATATATTGATAGATTGTAGAAATACAAAACAGAACTGCTAACAATCAATGGTAATATATGTATACAAATGTATAAATGAGAGTATAAGTTTGTATAAATTTGTATAACTATGTATATTATTGTATACATATGTATAAACCCTGCTACATTAACAGAACTGCAACCATAATGAAAATACATACTTCGTTAAAGGACAAAAACAACTGAAATATTCATTAAAATGTAATTCATTCACAGCCACAATGTGTAATGACTACCACaaattacacaaaaataaaaacatctaTAATATCCTTTAAGGTTATCTCACAAGTAGCAGAATAGTACTTACACAAAACTAGGCAACAACTCTTGATACATAGAAAATCTACAGTAAAATGGAAAAAACAGAACTACTTTCTCGGTCGTCCCCTCTTCCTGAAAAGTCTCCCTATGATTTCATCGCCACTAATTGCATCAAACTGTTGTTTTTTCCTTCCATAATCCCACAATAGAGATCCCGACCTGGTGCGAAGTATCTCAATGTCAAAATTATCTTCTTGAATTTCCTTACCAAGGATGAAATACTCAGCAAAGCCAGCAACAAAAGCACCACAATCACTGTAATTAAAAAGAAACAAATCAGATTCAAATAGGTACACTAATAGTAAAATAGTAAAACAATTGAGATTAACCTACCATTGGATCTGTTGGGGCACATTATTAACCAGATTAACCTGCAAAGCATCATAATGGGATTTATCGATATATGCACCATTGTTCCAATCAATGCCCTTCTTCTCGACATAAAAATCagaactcttgaagaagtaaGGTATCAGAATTGCATAAGGTAATGCAATATCCAAAGCAAGCCTATCATTAATAGCTCCACGGTTAGAGTCATAGATGTGGATGCACCTATCTATGAACGTAAACAACCCCAAAACCCAATGGCCCAATTTTGCTCTTCCGCTCTTCACATAGATAGGGAATAAGACGTGGTCAACAGTGTGCCACGGTACATTTGCATCACAATAATATCCTCTAATGTACTCTTCTATCTCATGCCCTTCAGGAATTACTGAAGGATCTTCATTCACTTTGAATCTTTATACAGGGAGTTGATTTTGTTACCAAAGGCAAAGTCGGTTTACTTGGCAACACTCAGCCCATATTTTCCCCTCTTCCTCAAATAATAAAAGAGGACATCCAAGTGCTGAGACAACAAATAAAATAGAACAACCATTACTATCAGATtttttaaatatagaaatttatacactattatatagATGTATACATATTTATACAAGGTTGTACAATTTTATACTGTGATTATACAAAGCTATGGGGGCCTCAAACAATAAAGATATGCAACAAATAAAAAAAGGCATTAGAACAGAAATTGATTAAATATCGTTTCAATCAAATGTCGACCACAATATACAAGTGAGTGGAACCAATCCTTCGTGGTCACATGACACGAGCCAAAAGTAAAAGCTTCCGCAAGCTTATTTACTTCATCGGGAAATATATTTTTGGAACttcaaatcacaaaaaataaaaactaatcaGAACTACATTCATTGACAAGTATAAAATCAGAACAT
Proteins encoded in this region:
- the LOC107822200 gene encoding uncharacterized protein LOC107822200; this encodes METSTELGKKYDKLLRENLIASKTVRPTTEQLYTVFEGVRRTIVCLEEGTCSCGKFQMDELPCPYAWAVLKNQQLKPGQYCSFYYKKDKLLKTYEFPVNSMPDESLWVIPTEVMEDVVLPPKGRRNAGRPRKERLKPASEKESKWHLSCSVCGQGGHSRKTCRNRPKQIVGNITLPITFVVMLSS
- the LOC142176577 gene encoding uncharacterized protein LOC142176577: MKAWRAKEIAMAMIRGSPSDSYKELPKYFYMLEQIIPGTVTKLHKSEDGCFLYAYVLLNASIKGWEHCKPIMIIDGSFLKAAYKGTILTSCTHDGTIGKILPLSYAIVDLENNKSWEWFFVQIKCTFGVREGMCIVSYRNESIFNATKAVYPEVPHCMCMFHLWQNVKRTFKKHHNQLKDIFFALARAYMIEKFEYHMTEMCKIDLRVQPYLFEIG